A portion of the Lacibacter sp. H375 genome contains these proteins:
- the rpmD gene encoding 50S ribosomal protein L30 translates to MKKIKITLVKSPIDRPERQKQTLKALGLNKTNSSKEVEGTPQVLGMIHKVSHLLKVEEVA, encoded by the coding sequence ATGAAAAAGATAAAAATCACTTTGGTAAAGAGTCCAATTGACAGACCAGAGCGTCAGAAGCAAACACTGAAAGCGCTTGGTTTGAACAAGACAAACTCAAGTAAAGAAGTTGAAGGAACTCCACAAGTTTTAGGTATGATTCACAAAGTGAGCCATCTCCTGAAAGTTGAAGAAGTAGCTTAA
- the rplO gene encoding 50S ribosomal protein L15, with protein sequence MKLHNLRPAEGSTHKEKRLGRGEASGKGGTSTKGNKGGQSRAGYKSKMAHEGGQMPIQRRVPKRGFKNPDRVEYRVFNLGQIEQLAEKYGITEVSIENLYVNNLISRTDKVKILANGEIKTKLTFKVNALSEKAKSAIEAAGGSVEIVK encoded by the coding sequence ATGAAACTGCACAATTTAAGACCTGCTGAAGGTTCTACACACAAAGAAAAACGTTTAGGTCGTGGTGAAGCATCCGGTAAGGGTGGTACATCTACAAAAGGTAACAAAGGTGGTCAGAGCCGTGCCGGTTACAAAAGCAAAATGGCACACGAAGGTGGTCAGATGCCAATTCAACGTCGTGTTCCTAAGCGTGGTTTCAAAAATCCGGATCGTGTTGAGTACCGTGTATTCAACCTCGGACAAATTGAACAACTTGCTGAAAAATATGGTATCACTGAGGTTTCTATTGAAAACCTGTATGTGAATAATTTAATCAGCCGTACAGATAAGGTTAAGATCCTTGCTAATGGTGAGATCAAAACAAAACTTACTTTCAAAGTAAACGCACTCAGCGAAAAAGCAAAATCTGCTATTGAAGCTGCTGGTGGTTCCGTTGAAATTGTGAAGTAA
- the secY gene encoding preprotein translocase subunit SecY, whose protein sequence is MKKLIQTLKNIWSIEELRNKIVYTLLLLLVYRVGSHIVLPGVDPNGLEQLNTKAKEGILGIFDSFAGGAFSSASIFALGIMPYISASIFMQLMSILVPQLQKMQKEGESGRKKINQWTRYLTVIVTIFQASAYVTYLKSPEIAGAAVIPAFSPFFWLSTTIVLTAGTLFVMWLGERITDKGLGNGTSLIIMIGILARFPASIAAEFDAKSGSAGGGLLIFMIEIAVLIAIIMGLIILVQGVRKIAINYAKQIVGNRQFGGARQFLPIKVNSSGVMPIIFAQAIMFLPTLLTGFNATKGIAVTLSDHGNIWYMVIYSILVIGFTFLYTALIFNPKQIADNLKQNNGFIPGVKPGQPTADYIGQIMDRITLPGAVFLAVVGILPGIAKNLGVTSGFSTFFGGTSLLIMVGVILDTLQQIETHLLMRQYDGLMKGGKIQGRQTVSSSAI, encoded by the coding sequence GTGAAAAAACTCATACAGACCCTAAAGAATATCTGGAGCATTGAAGAGTTGCGCAACAAAATTGTGTACACTCTTTTATTGTTACTGGTATACCGTGTGGGTTCACATATTGTTTTGCCAGGTGTTGATCCAAACGGACTAGAGCAATTAAACACAAAAGCTAAAGAAGGTATCCTCGGAATATTTGATTCATTTGCAGGTGGTGCATTTTCGAGTGCGTCCATTTTTGCATTAGGTATCATGCCTTATATCTCTGCATCGATCTTTATGCAATTGATGAGCATTCTTGTTCCTCAGTTACAGAAAATGCAAAAGGAAGGTGAGAGCGGCCGCAAGAAAATCAATCAATGGACACGTTACCTCACAGTAATTGTAACCATTTTCCAGGCAAGTGCTTATGTAACTTATTTAAAGAGCCCTGAAATTGCAGGTGCTGCTGTTATTCCTGCATTCAGCCCATTCTTCTGGTTATCTACTACAATTGTTTTGACTGCAGGTACTTTGTTTGTAATGTGGTTAGGCGAGCGTATTACAGATAAAGGTTTAGGTAATGGTACATCACTCATCATCATGATCGGTATCCTTGCACGTTTCCCTGCATCTATTGCTGCGGAATTTGATGCGAAGAGCGGTAGTGCAGGTGGAGGTTTATTGATCTTCATGATCGAGATCGCTGTACTCATTGCAATCATCATGGGTTTAATTATCCTTGTGCAAGGTGTGCGTAAGATCGCAATCAACTATGCAAAGCAGATCGTTGGCAACCGTCAGTTTGGTGGTGCACGCCAGTTCTTACCAATTAAGGTGAACAGTTCGGGTGTAATGCCAATCATTTTTGCGCAGGCCATCATGTTCCTTCCTACATTGCTTACTGGTTTCAATGCCACAAAAGGTATTGCAGTTACATTAAGTGATCATGGAAATATCTGGTACATGGTTATTTATTCAATTCTTGTAATTGGATTTACTTTTCTGTACACAGCCTTGATCTTTAATCCAAAACAGATTGCTGATAACCTGAAGCAGAACAATGGGTTCATTCCTGGTGTAAAACCTGGTCAGCCAACTGCTGATTATATTGGCCAGATCATGGATCGTATTACATTGCCGGGTGCTGTGTTTCTTGCAGTTGTTGGTATTTTACCTGGTATTGCGAAGAACCTTGGTGTAACAAGTGGTTTCTCTACCTTCTTTGGTGGTACATCACTTTTGATCATGGTAGGTGTAATCCTTGATACACTCCAGCAGATTGAAACACATTTGTTGATGAGACAGTATGATGGTTTGATGAAAGGCGGAAAGATACAAGGACGCCAGACCGTATCTTCCTCAGCTATTTAA
- the map gene encoding type I methionyl aminopeptidase — MVHYRSPLEIELIRKSALLVGDALAEAAKMLKAGITTMQVDARVEQYIRDNGAVPSFKNYQGTYPFATCISVNDAVVHGFPTNNVLKEGDIVSVDVGAFMNGYHGDSAYTFIIGSTSDEVRKLLRVTRESLYKGIEKAVHGNRVGDISFAIQDYTEKQHGYGVVRELVGHGLGRNLHEDPQVPNYGKRGTGSKLKEGTVIAIEPMINLGKKEIYHDQDGWTIRTVDGLPSAHYEHDVCIKKGKADILSSFSSIEAAEKANTNLDSSYY, encoded by the coding sequence ATGGTTCATTACCGCTCCCCGTTAGAAATAGAATTGATTCGTAAAAGCGCATTGCTTGTTGGTGATGCACTGGCAGAAGCTGCGAAAATGCTGAAAGCAGGCATTACTACAATGCAGGTTGATGCAAGGGTTGAACAATACATTCGTGATAATGGCGCTGTACCTTCTTTTAAGAACTACCAGGGCACTTATCCGTTTGCAACATGTATTTCTGTGAACGATGCGGTTGTGCATGGCTTTCCCACAAATAATGTGTTGAAGGAAGGAGATATTGTATCAGTTGATGTTGGAGCATTTATGAACGGTTATCATGGTGATAGTGCTTATACATTCATCATCGGAAGTACATCTGATGAAGTGAGGAAGCTGTTACGGGTAACAAGAGAGTCGCTTTACAAGGGTATTGAAAAAGCCGTGCATGGTAATCGTGTTGGTGATATTTCATTTGCTATTCAGGATTATACAGAGAAGCAGCATGGTTATGGTGTGGTGCGTGAATTGGTAGGACATGGCTTAGGGCGTAATCTTCATGAAGATCCGCAGGTACCAAACTATGGAAAGAGAGGAACGGGTTCAAAATTGAAAGAAGGCACAGTGATCGCTATTGAGCCCATGATCAACCTTGGGAAGAAAGAGATCTATCATGATCAGGATGGCTGGACGATCCGTACTGTTGATGGCTTACCATCTGCTCACTATGAACACGACGTTTGTATCAAGAAAGGGAAAGCTGATATACTCTCATCGTTCAGTTCTATTGAAGCGGCAGAGAAAGCAAATACAAATCTTGACTCTTCTTACTACTGA
- a CDS encoding M20/M25/M40 family metallo-hydrolase — MSVAICCTHFLLAQSPDVLKIRQYRQANEHAIISEFVSFLKLPNIVGDSVGIYKNATFIMDAMKKRGVTNIQLLTPASNKAVPAVYGEVITPGATQTIIFYAHYDGQPVNAAQWATGLSPFEPKLLTKSLEQNGSFIEFPAANKSFDPQWRIYGRSASDDKAGVMAILNAYDAIVKTGMKPSVNIKFFFEGEEEKGSDFLHEILQQYKSLLQSDLWLICDGPVHQSGKKQVVFGVRGDTRVDITVYGSKRPLHSGHYGNWAPNPAMMLVQLLTSMKDKDGNITIKDFYADVIPLSEMEKKALEAIPPVDEQMKKELGFNKREMKDYNLVQSIGLPSLNINGINSANVGKNASNVIPTTATAVLDLRLVAGNDWKKQQQRVVEHVRSQGYYITTAEPTEEERSRYDKIAKIELKSGYNAQKTSMDLPIAKKIIAAIQSTTTESIVLMPTAGGSLPLFLFEQYLHAKTISVPIANHDNNQHAENENIRLLNFWNGIETMAALMMMK; from the coding sequence ATGAGTGTTGCAATCTGCTGCACTCATTTTTTATTGGCACAAAGCCCGGATGTGTTAAAAATCAGGCAATACAGGCAAGCCAATGAACACGCCATTATTTCAGAATTTGTTTCTTTTCTGAAGTTGCCCAATATTGTTGGAGATTCAGTAGGCATCTATAAGAATGCAACGTTTATTATGGATGCAATGAAGAAGCGTGGAGTTACAAATATTCAACTATTAACACCTGCATCAAACAAAGCAGTGCCTGCCGTTTATGGGGAAGTAATAACACCGGGGGCAACGCAAACAATTATTTTCTATGCACACTACGATGGGCAACCGGTGAATGCTGCGCAATGGGCAACAGGACTTTCACCATTTGAGCCAAAGCTGCTGACCAAATCACTGGAACAAAACGGAAGTTTCATTGAGTTTCCGGCTGCTAATAAATCATTTGACCCGCAATGGAGAATTTATGGAAGAAGTGCAAGTGATGATAAAGCCGGTGTAATGGCGATATTGAATGCTTATGATGCAATTGTAAAAACGGGTATGAAGCCTTCAGTAAACATCAAGTTCTTTTTTGAAGGAGAAGAAGAAAAAGGATCTGATTTTTTACACGAAATATTACAGCAGTACAAAAGCTTATTGCAAAGTGATCTTTGGTTGATTTGCGACGGACCTGTTCATCAATCAGGAAAAAAGCAGGTAGTGTTTGGTGTTCGAGGCGATACACGTGTGGATATAACAGTGTATGGTTCTAAGCGTCCCCTGCATAGTGGCCATTACGGAAACTGGGCGCCAAACCCTGCCATGATGTTGGTGCAACTATTAACTTCCATGAAAGATAAAGATGGCAACATTACCATCAAAGATTTTTATGCTGATGTTATACCGTTAAGTGAAATGGAAAAGAAAGCCCTTGAAGCAATACCTCCGGTAGATGAACAAATGAAAAAGGAATTGGGGTTTAATAAACGGGAGATGAAAGATTATAACCTGGTGCAATCGATAGGCTTGCCATCACTTAACATTAATGGAATAAACAGTGCGAATGTTGGCAAAAATGCAAGTAATGTAATCCCAACAACTGCAACAGCAGTTCTTGATTTACGATTGGTTGCAGGTAACGATTGGAAAAAGCAGCAGCAACGTGTAGTTGAACATGTCAGGAGCCAGGGCTACTATATTACAACAGCAGAGCCAACTGAAGAAGAAAGAAGCAGGTACGATAAAATTGCAAAAATAGAATTGAAAAGTGGTTACAATGCGCAGAAAACTTCGATGGATCTGCCTATTGCAAAAAAGATCATTGCAGCAATACAATCAACAACTACTGAATCCATTGTTTTGATGCCAACAGCAGGGGGAAGCCTGCCATTGTTTTTATTTGAACAATACCTCCATGCAAAAACAATTTCTGTTCCTATTGCAAATCATGATAACAACCAGCATGCAGAGAATGAGAATATCAGGTTGTTGAATTTCTGGAATGGAATTGAAACAATGGCTGCTTTGATGATGATGAAATGA
- a CDS encoding BaiN/RdsA family NAD(P)/FAD-dependent oxidoreductase has product MTGERNQKRLIVIGGGAAGFFCAINAARMNPSLQVAILEKSNKLLSKVKVSGGGRCNVTHACFEILEMSKRYPRGEHFVRKAFHQFFTTDTIKWFDERGVKLKAEADGRMFPVTDSSQTIIDCLMKEVNKHCVEILMNREVKKLKVGSGKWEVELSNNEIMEADFVCIASGGFPKLQQFDWLKGTDHTIISPVPSLFTFNMPKHPITELMGVVVQEATIKIQSTKLKNTGPLLITHWGMSGPCVLKLSAWGARELQERNYDFTINVNWLSDAKEQSVKDELQLIRNTKGSQKIYNNNLFQLPNRLWVFLLKEAGIKEEWRWADLPAKEQNKLIQLLCNHEFQVKGKTTFKEEFVTAGGVDLKQVDPNSMQSKQHPNLFFAGEILDVDGITGGFNFQHAWTSGFIAAKTIATLAANS; this is encoded by the coding sequence ATGACAGGAGAAAGAAATCAAAAACGTTTAATCGTGATTGGCGGCGGTGCTGCAGGTTTTTTCTGTGCTATAAATGCAGCACGAATGAATCCCTCATTGCAGGTAGCTATTCTTGAAAAATCAAACAAGCTATTATCAAAAGTGAAAGTGAGTGGTGGGGGCCGATGCAATGTTACACATGCTTGCTTCGAAATACTGGAGATGAGCAAACGTTATCCCCGTGGCGAACATTTTGTACGCAAAGCCTTTCATCAATTCTTTACAACAGACACCATTAAATGGTTTGACGAGCGAGGAGTGAAGTTGAAAGCAGAAGCTGATGGACGGATGTTTCCTGTTACTGATTCATCGCAAACAATTATTGATTGTTTGATGAAAGAAGTTAACAAGCATTGCGTTGAAATACTAATGAACAGGGAGGTGAAGAAATTGAAAGTGGGAAGTGGAAAGTGGGAAGTGGAATTAAGCAATAATGAGATCATGGAAGCAGATTTTGTTTGCATTGCCAGCGGCGGCTTTCCCAAGCTGCAGCAATTTGATTGGTTGAAAGGAACAGATCATACGATCATTTCACCTGTACCTTCTTTGTTTACGTTTAATATGCCGAAGCACCCGATCACAGAATTGATGGGCGTAGTAGTGCAGGAAGCAACCATTAAAATTCAATCAACTAAATTAAAGAATACCGGCCCATTGCTTATTACCCATTGGGGAATGAGTGGGCCTTGCGTATTGAAATTATCAGCATGGGGTGCAAGAGAATTGCAGGAACGTAATTATGATTTCACCATCAATGTTAATTGGCTGAGTGATGCAAAAGAGCAGTCAGTAAAAGATGAGTTGCAATTAATACGTAATACTAAAGGTTCACAAAAGATCTACAACAATAACCTGTTTCAACTGCCCAATCGTCTATGGGTATTCCTATTGAAGGAAGCAGGTATAAAAGAAGAATGGCGATGGGCCGATCTTCCTGCAAAGGAGCAGAACAAACTTATCCAGCTTTTGTGCAATCATGAATTCCAGGTGAAAGGTAAAACAACCTTTAAAGAAGAGTTTGTAACTGCCGGGGGTGTTGATCTGAAACAGGTTGATCCAAACAGCATGCAAAGCAAACAGCACCCTAATTTATTTTTTGCCGGTGAAATACTTGATGTAGATGGTATTACCGGTGGTTTCAATTTTCAACATGCATGGACGAGTGGTTTTATTGCGGCAAAAACCATCGCAACATTAGCAGCAAATTCCTGA
- a CDS encoding aminotransferase class V-fold PLP-dependent enzyme — MSSRRNFIRNLSATTGVFTFLPFTNSLFAKEAEQKYHEFKQLSPNEAMTDEDFWGWVKEQYTVSPNLLDLNNGGVSPQPKIVQDAHIRFYQFSNEGPSYYMWRTLDEGREGLRVKLAELAGCDADELAINRNATEGLNTVIFGLNLKAGDEVVLTRQDYPNMINAWKQREKRDGIKLIWLNLDLPIENEDEIVRQYINAFTAKTKIVHITHLINWTGQILPIRKIADEAHKRGIEVIGDGAHTFGHTDFNIPDLGCDYFATSLHKWLCAPFGSGLLWIKKEKIKNIWALLSSVEPDGADIRKFESLGTRSFASEMAIGNAVDFHNIIGSKRKEERLRYLTDYWVNKVSDLKRVSFLQPKNKKFYCAIANIAIEGMNPGEVAKKLHDKHKIHTVSIDWENIHGVRITPHVYTSTKDLDRLVAAIRRIAS, encoded by the coding sequence ATGTCGTCCCGTAGAAATTTTATCCGGAATCTGTCAGCAACAACAGGGGTTTTTACTTTCCTTCCATTCACCAATTCATTGTTTGCAAAAGAGGCAGAACAAAAATATCATGAGTTCAAGCAACTATCTCCCAATGAAGCAATGACGGACGAGGATTTTTGGGGATGGGTAAAAGAGCAATACACAGTTTCTCCTAATTTACTTGATCTCAACAATGGTGGCGTAAGTCCTCAACCAAAGATTGTGCAGGATGCACATATTCGTTTCTATCAATTCAGTAACGAAGGGCCTTCATATTATATGTGGCGAACATTAGATGAAGGAAGAGAAGGATTACGTGTAAAGTTGGCTGAGCTTGCAGGTTGTGATGCAGATGAGTTAGCGATCAACCGTAATGCAACAGAAGGATTGAACACGGTGATCTTTGGATTGAATTTAAAAGCAGGCGATGAAGTGGTATTGACCAGGCAGGATTATCCCAACATGATAAATGCATGGAAACAGCGTGAAAAAAGAGATGGTATAAAACTTATTTGGTTGAATCTTGATTTGCCAATTGAAAATGAAGATGAGATCGTTCGTCAATATATAAATGCGTTTACAGCAAAAACAAAAATTGTACACATAACCCATCTTATTAACTGGACGGGTCAAATACTTCCTATTCGAAAAATTGCAGATGAAGCACACAAACGTGGCATTGAAGTAATAGGAGATGGAGCACATACATTTGGACATACTGATTTCAATATACCCGATCTTGGTTGCGATTACTTTGCTACTTCTTTACATAAATGGTTATGCGCACCATTCGGCAGCGGTTTGTTATGGATCAAAAAAGAAAAGATCAAAAATATCTGGGCGTTGCTGAGTAGTGTAGAACCAGATGGTGCGGATATACGAAAGTTCGAATCATTGGGAACACGTTCATTCGCAAGTGAAATGGCCATTGGTAATGCCGTTGATTTTCACAACATCATTGGATCAAAACGAAAAGAAGAAAGGCTTCGCTATTTAACTGATTACTGGGTGAATAAAGTAAGTGACCTCAAACGTGTGTCGTTCCTTCAACCAAAAAATAAGAAGTTCTATTGTGCAATTGCCAACATTGCCATTGAAGGTATGAACCCCGGTGAGGTTGCTAAAAAATTGCATGATAAACATAAAATTCATACGGTTTCTATTGATTGGGAAAATATTCATGGTGTAAGAATAACACCACATGTGTATACCTCAACAAAAGATCTCGACCGGTTAGTAGCGGCCATCAGGCGGATAGCAAGTTAA
- a CDS encoding 1-acyl-sn-glycerol-3-phosphate acyltransferase — translation MYIFTKILAKFYFWIFTKRLSIYNPDATKIITPMVLGVNHPNSFLDAVIVGTVMDHRVHFITRSGVFKNPIVRKILRSVNMIPIYRMSDGKGQLANNDATFEEVRKILQRGEHVLIFVEGFCKHQTTLQLPLKKGAPRMLMQAWADGLDVTFLPVWVRYNSFVDFPKTFDINFGKQFGKEVISANMESGVASVAINKAAEVQLQELSEITNADNSLKIPKPFLFVPAMLGVLTHILFYFPLERLAWKLRGEQYYDSILFCLMAFLYPLYLLSVAALLYCFVGGWWALASLAVLPLLAKSYVMWK, via the coding sequence ATGTATATTTTTACCAAGATCCTGGCAAAGTTTTATTTCTGGATTTTCACAAAACGACTGAGCATTTACAATCCAGACGCAACAAAGATTATAACGCCCATGGTGCTGGGTGTTAATCATCCTAATTCATTTCTCGATGCTGTTATTGTTGGTACGGTCATGGACCATCGGGTTCATTTTATTACCAGAAGTGGTGTGTTTAAGAATCCCATTGTAAGAAAGATATTACGTTCAGTAAATATGATACCCATTTATCGCATGAGTGACGGTAAGGGTCAACTTGCAAATAACGATGCAACATTTGAAGAAGTAAGGAAGATCCTGCAACGTGGCGAACACGTGCTCATTTTTGTGGAAGGATTTTGTAAACACCAAACCACTTTGCAGCTGCCATTAAAAAAAGGTGCACCACGAATGCTGATGCAGGCATGGGCCGATGGATTGGATGTAACTTTTTTGCCTGTCTGGGTCAGGTATAATTCATTTGTTGATTTCCCTAAAACGTTTGATATCAATTTCGGTAAGCAGTTTGGCAAAGAAGTGATCTCGGCAAATATGGAAAGCGGTGTAGCTTCGGTGGCAATTAATAAAGCTGCAGAAGTGCAATTGCAGGAGTTATCAGAGATAACCAATGCTGATAACAGCCTGAAAATTCCCAAGCCCTTCCTTTTTGTTCCTGCAATGCTGGGCGTGCTCACACATATACTTTTCTATTTTCCTTTAGAGCGTCTTGCATGGAAACTACGTGGCGAGCAATACTATGATAGTATCCTTTTTTGCCTGATGGCCTTTTTATATCCTCTCTATTTGTTGTCTGTTGCTGCATTGCTGTATTGTTTTGTTGGTGGATGGTGGGCGCTTGCTTCTTTAGCAGTTCTTCCATTACTGGCAAAGAGCTATGTGATGTGGAAATAG
- a CDS encoding RDD family protein has protein sequence MEQMENLLNEFEEPQYSYVGFWSRFGALLIDGIILVTVAYFLRLSLAELENSLVLLVVTAIVPLFYNLFLEYKYGATLGKMLLKIKIVNYELQPPTISNVVLRNIIYIGLQLISFAVELNSYFKSQSSDPYEFTGFNNFFTPEVVIGIIYGVCVFVIYIIELVFLLNDPKCRALHDRIGKTYVVKSIM, from the coding sequence ATGGAACAAATGGAAAACTTACTCAACGAGTTTGAAGAGCCACAGTACAGCTATGTGGGGTTTTGGTCACGCTTTGGCGCACTGCTCATCGACGGAATTATTCTTGTTACTGTTGCTTACTTTCTGAGGCTTTCACTGGCAGAACTGGAGAATAGTCTGGTGCTGCTGGTTGTAACAGCAATTGTTCCTTTGTTCTATAACCTGTTTCTTGAATATAAATATGGGGCAACGCTTGGCAAAATGTTACTGAAGATAAAAATTGTGAACTACGAGTTGCAGCCTCCCACCATCAGCAATGTTGTTCTTCGCAATATCATCTACATAGGATTACAGTTAATTTCGTTTGCAGTTGAATTAAACAGTTATTTCAAATCGCAGTCATCCGATCCTTACGAGTTCACAGGGTTCAATAATTTTTTTACGCCAGAAGTAGTTATCGGTATTATCTACGGCGTCTGCGTCTTTGTCATTTACATTATTGAACTGGTGTTCCTGTTGAACGATCCAAAGTGCAGAGCATTACATGACAGAATTGGGAAAACGTATGTAGTGAAAAGTATAATGTGA
- the rpsA gene encoding 30S ribosomal protein S1 codes for MSENQIVNSNADAQENVEATPVAETSTATTKAPVIEQTAHDDFDWSVDKRNVAIYSKEEREKYDSVYDGTFKQVNDAEIVDGQVVALTKTDVVVNIGFKSDGLVSLNEFRDLPGLKVGDTVEVMVVEKEDREGHLHLSRKLARITRAWERIMEVHKTGEIVTGTVTSKTKGGLIVDVFGMETFLPGSQIDVKPVTDYDQFVGKTMEFKVVKINETIKNAVVSHKALIESDIEAQRAVIMGKLEKGQVLEGTIKNITDFGAFLDLGGVDGLLYITDISWGRINHPTEVLKMDQKLNVVVLDFDDDKKRISLGLKQLTPHPWDTLSESIAEGNTVKGKVVNIEDYGAFLEIMPGVEGLVHVSEISWANTPVNAKEFFKMGDEHEAKIVTLDKDARKMSLSIKQMSQDPWSTIEETFPVESKHKGLVKNITPYGVFVELKAGIGGMIHISDLSWTKRFNHPSEYTKVGQDIEVMILSIDKENRKLQLGHKQLEEDPWNALEETFAIGTVHEGHVTRKDDKGAIVQLPYGIEGFAPNRHLNKEDGKQVMADETAQFVVIEFDRNEKRVVISHARIWEKAIADEKNAEFKEKQADAVRTKKAVKEVQSKVEKTTLGDLGVLADLKKKLDGGAEESKSAE; via the coding sequence ATGTCAGAAAATCAAATTGTTAACTCAAACGCTGATGCACAGGAGAACGTGGAAGCAACACCAGTTGCCGAAACATCTACAGCGACAACAAAGGCACCTGTAATTGAGCAAACTGCTCATGATGATTTTGATTGGAGCGTTGACAAACGTAACGTTGCCATTTACAGCAAAGAAGAGCGTGAAAAGTACGATTCAGTTTATGATGGTACGTTCAAGCAGGTAAACGATGCTGAAATTGTTGATGGCCAGGTTGTGGCATTAACAAAAACTGATGTTGTTGTAAACATCGGCTTTAAGAGTGATGGTCTCGTTTCTTTGAACGAGTTCCGTGATTTACCAGGTTTAAAAGTTGGTGACACTGTTGAAGTAATGGTTGTTGAAAAAGAAGACAGAGAAGGTCACTTACACCTTAGCCGCAAACTTGCCCGTATCACACGTGCCTGGGAGCGTATTATGGAAGTGCACAAAACTGGTGAAATTGTTACCGGTACTGTTACAAGCAAAACCAAAGGTGGTTTGATCGTTGATGTATTTGGAATGGAAACATTCTTACCAGGTTCACAAATTGATGTGAAGCCTGTTACAGATTACGATCAGTTTGTTGGCAAAACAATGGAGTTTAAAGTGGTTAAGATCAACGAAACCATTAAGAACGCTGTTGTAAGTCACAAAGCACTTATCGAAAGCGATATTGAAGCACAACGTGCGGTGATCATGGGTAAACTGGAAAAAGGTCAGGTACTGGAAGGTACTATCAAGAACATCACTGATTTCGGTGCGTTCCTTGACCTTGGTGGTGTTGATGGTTTGTTGTATATCACTGATATCAGCTGGGGCCGTATCAACCATCCAACAGAAGTGTTGAAGATGGATCAGAAATTGAATGTTGTAGTTCTCGACTTCGACGATGATAAAAAACGTATCAGCCTTGGTCTGAAACAATTGACTCCTCATCCATGGGATACACTCAGCGAATCAATTGCTGAAGGTAATACCGTGAAAGGTAAAGTTGTAAACATCGAAGATTACGGTGCATTCTTAGAAATTATGCCTGGTGTTGAAGGTCTGGTTCACGTAAGTGAAATCAGCTGGGCTAACACTCCGGTTAATGCGAAAGAATTCTTCAAAATGGGTGATGAGCACGAAGCGAAGATCGTTACACTTGATAAAGACGCTCGTAAGATGAGTCTTTCTATCAAGCAAATGAGCCAGGATCCTTGGAGCACAATTGAAGAAACTTTCCCTGTAGAAAGCAAGCACAAAGGTTTAGTGAAAAACATTACTCCTTACGGTGTGTTTGTTGAATTGAAAGCTGGTATCGGCGGTATGATCCACATCAGTGATCTTAGCTGGACTAAGCGTTTCAACCACCCAAGTGAATACACAAAGGTTGGACAGGATATTGAAGTAATGATCCTCAGCATCGATAAGGAAAATCGCAAACTTCAGTTAGGTCACAAACAACTGGAAGAAGATCCTTGGAATGCATTGGAAGAAACATTTGCAATTGGAACTGTTCATGAAGGTCATGTAACAAGAAAAGACGACAAAGGTGCGATTGTTCAATTGCCTTACGGTATTGAAGGTTTTGCTCCTAACCGTCACCTGAACAAGGAAGATGGCAAACAGGTAATGGCAGATGAAACAGCACAGTTCGTAGTGATCGAATTCGATCGTAACGAAAAACGTGTTGTTATCAGTCATGCTCGTATCTGGGAAAAAGCAATTGCAGATGAAAAGAACGCTGAGTTCAAAGAAAAACAAGCTGATGCTGTACGCACCAAAAAAGCGGTGAAAGAAGTACAAAGCAAAGTGGAAAAAACCACGCTTGGAGACTTAGGTGTTCTCGCCGATCTGAAGAAAAAGTTAGATGGCGGTGCTGAAGAAAGCAAGAGCGCAGAATAA